Proteins from one Planctomyces sp. SH-PL62 genomic window:
- a CDS encoding dipeptidase, with translation MTGVRKFVLWAVVASATANGAWACTNILVGRKASRDGSVMITYSSDITIMPRLLRIPGGEHKPDETVEVKGWESDEVRGRIPQAARTYSVVGLINEHQVSMGETTTGGRRELRDRKGLLDYDALMLLVLQRAKTAREAIALVDSLCREHGYGSAAETLSIADRDEAWIMELINKGPDQKGIVWVAARVPDDCITAHANMSRITTFPLDDPENWLHAPDVISFAVEKGYFDPKAGKPFSYRDAYHPDHGPSARRACAGRVWSIYRRSAPSANFSDAWFRGEDGVEDYPLFIKPDQPLSVREVMGLMRDHFEGTPYDMTQGVDAGPFNSPFRLRPLVFHVDGKEHMWERPISAPHAGFTVVHQSRASLPDAVGGVTWFTPDDASTSCFTPLYCSMDALPPSYIAGDYQKFSWQSAFWIMNLVSNLAYDRWSHVYPDVQAAQAKQEEALLKMQPIIEEAAAKLVATDPALARSFLTSYSTSTAENVFHGWQALAETILARHLDGYIKDADGEAQETGYPEEWLRHVVKSRPGQFSVPSKIGLTDY, from the coding sequence ATGACGGGCGTCCGGAAGTTCGTCCTGTGGGCTGTCGTGGCATCGGCGACGGCGAACGGGGCCTGGGCCTGCACGAACATCCTGGTGGGCCGCAAGGCGTCGCGAGACGGCTCGGTCATGATCACCTACTCGTCCGACATCACGATCATGCCCCGGCTCCTGCGAATTCCCGGCGGCGAGCACAAGCCGGACGAGACCGTCGAGGTCAAGGGCTGGGAGTCGGACGAGGTCCGGGGCCGCATCCCCCAGGCGGCGCGGACGTACTCGGTCGTCGGCCTGATCAATGAGCATCAGGTCTCCATGGGAGAGACCACCACCGGCGGTCGCCGCGAGTTGCGCGACCGGAAGGGCCTGCTCGACTACGACGCCCTGATGCTCCTGGTCCTCCAGCGCGCCAAGACCGCGCGCGAGGCGATCGCGCTGGTGGATTCGCTCTGTCGCGAGCATGGCTACGGCAGCGCGGCCGAGACGCTTTCGATCGCGGACAGGGACGAGGCCTGGATCATGGAGCTGATCAACAAGGGCCCGGACCAGAAGGGGATCGTCTGGGTCGCCGCTCGCGTCCCGGACGACTGCATCACGGCGCACGCCAACATGAGCCGGATCACCACCTTTCCCCTGGACGACCCGGAGAACTGGCTCCACGCCCCCGACGTGATCTCGTTCGCGGTCGAGAAGGGGTATTTCGACCCGAAGGCCGGCAAGCCGTTCAGCTATCGCGACGCCTACCACCCGGACCACGGCCCCTCCGCCCGACGCGCCTGCGCCGGGCGGGTCTGGAGCATCTATCGCCGCTCCGCCCCCTCGGCGAACTTCTCCGACGCCTGGTTCCGGGGCGAGGACGGCGTCGAGGACTATCCCCTGTTCATCAAGCCGGACCAGCCCCTCTCCGTCCGCGAGGTGATGGGCCTGATGCGCGACCACTTCGAGGGCACCCCCTACGACATGACCCAGGGAGTGGACGCCGGCCCGTTCAACAGCCCCTTCCGGCTCCGGCCCCTGGTCTTCCACGTCGACGGCAAGGAGCACATGTGGGAACGCCCGATCTCGGCCCCGCACGCCGGGTTCACCGTCGTCCACCAGAGCCGGGCGAGCCTGCCGGACGCCGTCGGCGGCGTGACCTGGTTCACCCCGGACGACGCCTCCACGTCATGCTTCACCCCGCTCTATTGCTCGATGGACGCCCTGCCGCCGTCGTACATCGCGGGGGATTACCAGAAGTTCTCCTGGCAATCGGCCTTCTGGATCATGAACCTGGTCTCCAATCTCGCCTACGACCGCTGGTCCCACGTCTACCCGGACGTCCAGGCCGCCCAGGCGAAGCAGGAAGAGGCGCTCCTCAAGATGCAGCCGATCATCGAGGAAGCCGCCGCCAAGCTCGTCGCGACCGACCCCGCCCTGGCGCGGTCGTTCCTGACCTCGTACAGCACCTCCACGGCCGAAAACGTCTTCCACGGCTGGCAAGCCCTGGCGGAAACCATCCTCGCCCGCCACCTCGACGGCTACATCAAGGACGCCGACGGCGAAGCCCAGGAAACCGGCTACCCTGAAGAGTGGCTTCGCCACGTCGTCAAATCACGCCCCGGTCAGTTCTCGGTCCCCTCCAAAATCGGCCTGACCGACTACTGA
- a CDS encoding MgtC/SapB family protein: MMSNWELLIRLTTAALLGGAIGIDRLRADKAAGLRTHMLVGLGSALFMIVSSRGFDEVLRPSLVRLDPSRVASQVVSGIGFLGAGAILRRHEAVHGLTTAASVWTVAAVGLAVGGGLYLAAVAATAVALIVLTALRWVEDRFRGRPVSRSITILVESREAAVRLVDEAFVKPGLEVLEYRIRPDERRAGLRIDATVDRIADAELLALTAGIQETKGVLEVSYSGRVK; encoded by the coding sequence ATGATGTCGAACTGGGAGTTGCTGATCCGCCTGACGACCGCCGCGCTGCTCGGAGGGGCGATCGGCATCGATCGGCTCCGGGCCGACAAGGCCGCCGGACTCCGCACCCATATGCTCGTCGGCCTGGGCTCGGCCCTGTTCATGATCGTTTCGAGCCGCGGCTTCGACGAGGTGCTGAGGCCGTCGCTGGTCCGGCTCGACCCGTCGCGAGTCGCCTCGCAGGTCGTCTCCGGGATCGGCTTCCTGGGCGCGGGGGCGATCCTTCGTCGCCATGAGGCGGTGCACGGGTTGACGACGGCGGCCAGCGTGTGGACGGTCGCCGCGGTGGGGCTGGCGGTCGGCGGCGGCCTCTACCTCGCGGCGGTCGCCGCGACCGCCGTCGCGCTCATCGTCCTCACAGCCCTGAGGTGGGTGGAGGATCGATTTCGCGGCCGACCCGTCTCGAGGTCGATCACGATCCTCGTCGAGAGCCGCGAGGCCGCCGTGCGGCTGGTCGACGAGGCGTTCGTCAAGCCGGGCCTGGAGGTGCTGGAATACCGCATCCGCCCCGACGAACGTCGGGCGGGCCTCCGCATCGACGCGACCGTCGATCGCATCGCCGACGCCGAACTCCTGGCCCTGACGGCCGGTATCCAGGAAACCAAGGGGGTGCTCGAGGTGTCTTACAGCGGGAGAGTGAAATGA
- a CDS encoding HRDC domain-containing protein, producing MSGDPLWERLKGLRQQWAKESKQPAYCVFTNQTMEALVRQRPTSPAALGEIKGLGRARIDRYGDALLEAVAGAPAPTPVEMEDEPVAKPTPRPKPAEPSPVQPTAVEAKSKPRPTKPEEPTPSPRVTTPAATQAEKPPAATLSPPPSTASDRVSTEEWTWRLVDRGFSIEEAAAIRGLDASVVARHLVWMVRRGKPLDPSAIAPAEVVAEWDAWMAEHPEGEAPAEPADRAHLWPLFRVCRTGR from the coding sequence CTGAGCGGCGATCCGCTCTGGGAGCGACTCAAGGGCCTCCGCCAGCAGTGGGCGAAGGAGTCCAAGCAACCGGCCTACTGCGTCTTCACCAACCAGACGATGGAGGCCCTCGTCCGCCAACGTCCCACGTCCCCCGCCGCCCTCGGCGAGATCAAGGGGCTGGGCCGAGCCCGGATCGATCGCTACGGCGACGCCCTCCTCGAAGCCGTCGCCGGCGCCCCGGCCCCGACGCCGGTCGAAATGGAGGACGAACCGGTCGCGAAGCCGACGCCCAGGCCGAAACCCGCCGAGCCCAGCCCGGTCCAGCCGACGGCCGTCGAAGCGAAGTCGAAGCCCCGGCCGACGAAGCCCGAGGAGCCGACGCCCTCGCCCCGAGTGACGACCCCGGCCGCGACCCAGGCCGAGAAACCACCGGCCGCGACCCTCTCGCCCCCCCCCTCGACGGCTTCCGATCGGGTCTCGACCGAGGAGTGGACGTGGCGGTTGGTGGATCGAGGCTTCTCGATCGAGGAAGCGGCGGCGATCCGGGGGCTGGACGCGTCGGTCGTGGCCCGTCATCTGGTCTGGATGGTCCGCCGGGGGAAGCCGCTGGACCCGTCGGCGATCGCGCCGGCCGAGGTCGTCGCCGAGTGGGACGCCTGGATGGCCGAGCATCCCGAAGGCGAGGCCCCCGCCGAACCGGCGGACCGCGCCCATCTTTGGCCCCTCTTCCGCGTCTGCCGGACGGGCCGCTGA
- a CDS encoding RecQ family ATP-dependent DNA helicase, with the protein MGLVGGPVDLELSLRERFGLRDFRPGQREVIESVLAGRDVLCVMPTGGGKSLCYQLPAVVTPGLTLVVSPLIALMKDQVDALTARGVRATLLNSTIDPAAQRQRMEEIEAGLYDMVYVAPERFRSGRFTAMLQRVPPALLAIDEAHCISQWGHDFRPDYARLGEARRRIGSPPCIALTATATDVVQRDVAEQLGLIDPRLFVTGFDRPNLRYVVARTGRDEAKLEELSRTLERFPGPSVIYASSRARCESVAGYVAKELRREVVVYHAGLDREARSKAQDDFMSGDADVVVATNAFGMGVDKPDIRSVIHFNMPGTIEAYYQEAGRAGRDGGASVCVLLYSAGDRRLQELFIENEFPPKPVVHQIYDFLRSLDDDPIELTLTQILERSGVDVKESGVGAALKILDDAGAIEKFSPRENMAIVRFNLEAEEAEGSLVDRVSAQAPVKRAVLAGLEAMARGRVGEPCYFRPDELAAALGLDRAALNRAVKGLTAELPIDYIPPFRGNALRVIDRDRKPRDLDIDFRKLDVRKRHEYEKLDRMTQYAMSPICRRSLILSYFGEKANLSEPCGGCDNCRSDDGGGGVAVTVVDSPEARETIQKILSGVARAKGRFGKTSVAQMLAGSDSERMARSGLQALSTFGILRQSGLTHREIADLIDALGGVGLIESQAVADFKPVVSLSEAGWAWLRDREAPP; encoded by the coding sequence ATGGGTCTCGTCGGTGGGCCGGTCGATCTGGAACTCTCCCTTCGTGAGCGGTTCGGGCTGCGGGATTTCCGTCCCGGACAGCGCGAGGTCATCGAGTCGGTCCTCGCGGGCCGGGACGTCCTCTGCGTGATGCCGACGGGCGGCGGCAAGAGCCTCTGCTACCAGCTCCCGGCCGTCGTGACTCCCGGCCTCACGCTGGTCGTCAGCCCGCTCATCGCCTTGATGAAGGATCAGGTCGACGCCCTCACCGCGCGCGGGGTGCGCGCCACCCTCCTGAACTCCACCATCGACCCGGCCGCCCAACGGCAGCGGATGGAGGAGATCGAGGCCGGGCTCTACGACATGGTGTACGTCGCCCCCGAGCGGTTCCGCAGCGGCCGCTTCACGGCGATGCTCCAACGGGTCCCCCCGGCCCTGCTCGCGATCGACGAGGCCCACTGCATCAGCCAGTGGGGGCACGACTTCCGGCCCGACTACGCGCGCCTGGGGGAGGCCCGACGGCGGATCGGCTCGCCTCCTTGCATCGCGCTCACGGCCACGGCCACCGACGTCGTCCAGCGCGACGTGGCCGAGCAGCTCGGCCTGATCGACCCGCGACTCTTCGTCACCGGGTTCGACCGTCCCAACCTCCGCTACGTGGTGGCCCGGACCGGCCGCGACGAGGCCAAGCTCGAGGAGCTGAGCCGCACCCTGGAGCGGTTCCCCGGCCCCTCGGTGATCTACGCCTCCAGCCGGGCCCGTTGCGAATCGGTGGCGGGCTACGTCGCCAAGGAGCTGCGCCGGGAGGTCGTCGTCTACCACGCCGGGCTGGATCGCGAGGCCCGGTCGAAGGCCCAGGACGATTTCATGAGCGGCGACGCCGACGTGGTGGTCGCCACCAACGCGTTCGGCATGGGGGTCGACAAGCCCGACATCCGCTCGGTCATCCACTTCAACATGCCGGGCACGATCGAGGCTTATTACCAGGAGGCCGGTCGCGCCGGCCGCGACGGCGGGGCCTCGGTCTGCGTGCTGCTCTACTCGGCCGGCGACCGGCGGCTCCAGGAGCTGTTCATCGAGAACGAGTTCCCCCCCAAGCCGGTCGTCCACCAGATCTACGACTTCCTGCGGTCGCTCGACGACGACCCGATCGAGCTGACCCTGACCCAGATCCTGGAGCGATCGGGCGTGGACGTGAAGGAGTCCGGGGTGGGCGCCGCGCTCAAGATCCTGGACGACGCCGGGGCGATCGAAAAGTTCTCGCCGCGTGAAAACATGGCGATCGTCCGCTTCAATCTCGAGGCCGAGGAGGCCGAGGGGAGCCTGGTGGACCGCGTCAGCGCGCAGGCGCCGGTGAAGCGGGCGGTCCTGGCGGGGCTGGAGGCGATGGCGAGGGGCCGCGTGGGCGAGCCCTGCTACTTCCGCCCCGACGAGCTGGCCGCCGCGTTGGGCCTCGACCGTGCGGCCCTCAACCGGGCCGTCAAGGGGCTGACGGCCGAGTTGCCGATCGACTATATCCCGCCGTTCCGGGGCAACGCCCTGCGGGTGATCGACCGCGACCGCAAGCCGCGCGACCTGGATATCGACTTCCGCAAGCTGGACGTCCGCAAGCGGCACGAGTACGAGAAGCTCGACCGCATGACCCAGTACGCGATGAGCCCGATCTGCCGACGGTCGCTGATCCTCAGCTACTTCGGCGAGAAGGCCAACCTCTCGGAGCCCTGCGGCGGGTGCGACAACTGCCGGTCCGACGACGGCGGCGGGGGAGTGGCCGTCACCGTCGTCGACTCTCCCGAAGCTCGTGAGACCATCCAGAAGATCCTCTCGGGAGTCGCCCGCGCCAAGGGTCGGTTCGGCAAGACGTCCGTCGCCCAGATGCTCGCCGGGTCGGACTCCGAGCGGATGGCCCGGAGCGGCCTGCAAGCCCTGAGCACCTTCGGCATCCTCCGCCAGAGCGGCCTGACCCATCGCGAGATCGCCGACCTGATCGACGCGCTGGGGGGGGTCGGATTGATCGAGAGCCAGGCCGTCGCCGACTTCAAGCCCGTGGTCTCGCTCAGCGAGGCCGGCTGGGCCTGGCTCCGCGACCGCGAGGCCCCCCCCTGA
- a CDS encoding carbohydrate kinase family protein yields MSTSAAPAPRPPVVSAGMVLVDHLTPPISHMPKPGELIAVDQLYLNIGGGAANTSMALGRLGVPVSVSARIGDDAFGRFIVESLESGGVGTGDIKVDPERETSQTLIVNVQGEDRRFIHTLGANRGYVPADMDDAIAVPPRVLHIGYFLIVPQLDGEGLALRLDRVQKAGGHTILDVVTPGPGDYVEPLRKVLPFTDVFVPNTDEAALILGETDPIRQARAFREMGARRVVVTMGDRGLVSISEENEVRLGSFPVTFVDGTGGGDAFNAGYIVGLLEGKSELDCLTLASAVGASCVREVGATPGVFRRHEADEFLARHSLPIERLA; encoded by the coding sequence GTGTCGACGTCCGCCGCCCCCGCGCCCCGCCCCCCCGTCGTCTCCGCCGGGATGGTCCTGGTAGACCACCTCACGCCGCCGATCTCGCACATGCCGAAGCCCGGCGAGCTGATCGCGGTCGACCAGCTCTATCTGAACATCGGCGGCGGCGCAGCCAACACGAGCATGGCGCTCGGTCGGCTGGGCGTGCCGGTCTCGGTCTCCGCCCGGATCGGCGACGACGCCTTCGGCCGGTTCATCGTCGAGTCGCTCGAATCCGGCGGCGTCGGCACCGGCGACATCAAGGTCGACCCCGAGCGCGAGACCAGCCAGACGCTCATCGTCAACGTCCAGGGCGAGGACCGACGGTTCATCCACACCCTGGGCGCCAACCGGGGCTACGTCCCCGCCGACATGGACGACGCCATCGCCGTCCCCCCCCGCGTCCTGCACATCGGCTACTTCCTGATCGTCCCCCAGCTCGACGGCGAGGGGCTGGCCCTGCGCCTCGACCGCGTCCAGAAGGCCGGCGGCCACACGATCCTCGACGTCGTCACTCCCGGCCCGGGAGATTACGTCGAGCCGCTCCGCAAGGTCCTCCCCTTCACCGACGTCTTCGTCCCCAACACCGACGAGGCGGCCCTGATCCTGGGCGAGACCGACCCGATCCGCCAGGCCCGCGCCTTCCGCGAGATGGGCGCCCGCCGCGTGGTGGTGACGATGGGCGACCGCGGCCTGGTCTCGATCTCGGAAGAGAACGAGGTCCGCCTCGGCTCCTTCCCCGTCACCTTCGTCGACGGCACCGGCGGCGGCGACGCCTTCAACGCCGGCTACATCGTCGGGCTGCTCGAAGGGAAATCCGAGCTGGACTGCCTGACCCTCGCCAGCGCCGTCGGCGCGAGCTGCGTCCGCGAGGTCGGTGCCACCCCCGGCGTCTTCCGCCGCCACGAGGCCGACGAGTTCCTCGCCCGCCACTCCCTGCCGATCGAACGCCTGGCCTGA
- a CDS encoding sigma-70 family RNA polymerase sigma factor: MHPQHEAHSAPIMKDDIKAPGSASQPAAENGPGVLARSYKAKAGPAAMALVIGLAALTAQASETDLVRDIQRYCTVCWRNARLDPRLWDDCTQEVCCRLLTKARDGRLDLGQVLSDDTPERRELVRAIDMVRKRVQRAKRHQPIDALALPAPDTDQRQRERLELGEILESARRAVLSPRQDRIVELWMRGWSVPEIGTDLGIPVNRVSDEKYKALRKLELHLRNGHDELEAFTQTQARAENDRRETA, from the coding sequence TTGCACCCCCAGCACGAAGCACACTCCGCACCCATCATGAAGGACGACATCAAGGCCCCTGGCTCCGCGTCGCAGCCCGCCGCCGAAAACGGCCCGGGCGTGCTGGCGCGTTCCTACAAGGCGAAGGCCGGACCGGCCGCGATGGCCCTGGTCATCGGCCTGGCCGCCCTGACCGCCCAGGCGTCCGAAACGGACCTCGTGCGCGACATCCAGCGCTACTGCACGGTCTGCTGGCGCAACGCCCGGCTCGACCCCCGGCTCTGGGACGACTGCACCCAGGAAGTCTGCTGCCGCCTCCTCACCAAGGCGCGCGACGGCCGGCTCGACCTCGGCCAGGTCCTCTCCGATGACACGCCCGAACGCCGCGAACTCGTCCGCGCCATCGACATGGTGCGCAAGCGCGTGCAACGGGCCAAACGGCACCAGCCGATCGACGCCCTCGCCCTCCCGGCCCCCGATACGGACCAACGCCAACGCGAGCGCCTGGAACTCGGCGAGATCCTCGAATCGGCCCGACGCGCCGTCCTCTCGCCCCGACAGGACCGCATCGTCGAGCTTTGGATGCGCGGCTGGTCCGTCCCCGAGATCGGAACCGACCTGGGCATCCCCGTGAACCGGGTCAGCGACGAGAAGTACAAGGCCCTCCGCAAGCTGGAACTCCACCTCCGCAACGGTCATGACGAGCTGGAGGCGTTCACCCAGACCCAGGCCCGCGCCGAGAACGATCGCCGCGAGACCGCCTGA
- a CDS encoding esterase/lipase family protein, whose translation MTRRFGAWGLGWVVAAAIGLGGSSTRGEDLNATSLEARIPSASAPIPNRLRFDSIGLSIPSPHQPGKIPVVFIHGLWIGPRCWEPMIRALEADREVAAAYQFWTFGYASGDPLPYSAYQLRTALDEARGRLDPDRSDHAFDRMVVVGHSMGGLLAKLVAVDSGDRFWRHASDSTPDQLAGDSGDADLARQTLIFRARPEIRTVVFIATPHRGGTADQWLLHDVATRLVRKPDPLMKAYARLIAANPPEFFKASFRTGLVTSIDQMRWDSPTLADLLALTPPSSVAMHSIIPVKNGPLGPGGDDGIVAFASAHLDGVASETIVPAGHFCLENPAAIARLRRILADAASPGKDDAPGFQLAVPSEVR comes from the coding sequence ATGACGCGACGATTTGGGGCCTGGGGCCTGGGATGGGTCGTCGCCGCGGCGATCGGCCTCGGGGGATCGAGCACGAGAGGCGAGGACCTGAACGCGACGTCCCTTGAGGCCAGGATCCCCTCGGCATCCGCCCCGATCCCGAATCGGCTCCGTTTCGACTCCATCGGCCTGTCGATCCCTTCGCCCCACCAGCCGGGGAAGATCCCGGTCGTGTTCATCCACGGCCTTTGGATCGGCCCGCGCTGCTGGGAGCCGATGATCCGCGCCCTGGAGGCCGACCGCGAAGTCGCGGCCGCCTACCAGTTCTGGACGTTCGGCTACGCATCGGGCGACCCGCTCCCGTATTCGGCCTACCAACTGCGGACTGCGCTCGACGAGGCGCGCGGTCGGCTCGACCCCGACCGGTCCGACCACGCGTTCGACCGGATGGTGGTGGTTGGCCACAGCATGGGGGGCCTGCTGGCGAAGCTCGTGGCCGTCGACAGCGGCGATCGATTCTGGCGACACGCCAGCGACTCCACCCCGGACCAGCTCGCCGGCGACTCTGGGGACGCCGACCTGGCGCGGCAAACCCTGATCTTCCGGGCGCGGCCGGAGATCCGGACGGTCGTGTTCATCGCCACCCCCCACCGGGGAGGGACGGCCGACCAGTGGCTCCTGCACGACGTCGCCACCCGACTGGTCCGCAAGCCCGACCCGCTGATGAAGGCGTACGCGAGGCTGATCGCCGCGAATCCGCCCGAGTTCTTCAAGGCTTCATTCCGAACGGGCCTGGTCACCAGCATCGACCAGATGCGCTGGGACTCGCCGACCCTCGCCGACCTCCTCGCCCTGACGCCGCCGTCGTCGGTCGCGATGCACTCGATCATCCCGGTCAAGAACGGCCCTCTCGGCCCCGGCGGCGACGACGGCATCGTGGCCTTCGCGAGCGCCCACCTGGACGGCGTCGCGTCCGAGACCATCGTCCCGGCGGGCCACTTCTGCCTGGAGAATCCCGCGGCCATCGCCCGCCTTCGACGAATCCTGGCCGACGCTGCGAGCCCCGGGAAGGACGATGCCCCCGGATTTCAACTTGCGGTTCCATCGGAGGTTAGGTAG
- the pyrE gene encoding orotate phosphoribosyltransferase has translation MAVDRNDEPRGALVELLKRDALRVGQFTLASGRSSHYYIDGRKVTLGAEGARLIGRGVLDVLAEYPGIAAVGGLTLGADPIVGAALALAPESGMPALRGFLVRKQTKSHGTGNLVEGPLEPGSTVAIVDDVATTGGSSLQAVDAVEALGCKVAVVVAVLDRLEGAAETFAARGLTFRSLLNIRDLGVEPLARA, from the coding sequence ATGGCCGTGGATAGGAACGACGAGCCCCGCGGCGCGCTCGTCGAATTGCTGAAGCGAGACGCCCTCCGCGTCGGCCAGTTCACCCTGGCGAGCGGCCGAAGCTCGCATTACTACATCGACGGCCGCAAGGTCACCCTGGGCGCCGAGGGCGCGAGGCTCATCGGCCGGGGCGTCCTCGACGTGCTGGCCGAATATCCCGGGATCGCCGCCGTCGGCGGCCTCACCCTGGGCGCCGACCCGATCGTGGGAGCCGCCCTGGCGCTCGCCCCCGAATCCGGGATGCCCGCGCTGCGGGGCTTTCTCGTCCGCAAACAGACCAAATCCCACGGCACCGGCAATCTCGTGGAGGGCCCGCTCGAACCGGGCTCGACCGTGGCGATCGTCGACGACGTCGCGACCACCGGCGGCTCGTCGTTGCAAGCCGTCGACGCCGTCGAAGCCCTCGGCTGCAAGGTCGCCGTCGTGGTCGCCGTCCTCGACCGCCTCGAAGGGGCGGCCGAGACCTTCGCCGCTCGAGGCTTGACCTTCCGCAGCCTCCTGAACATCCGCGACCTCGGCGTCGAGCCCCTCGCCCGCGCGTGA
- the bcp gene encoding thioredoxin-dependent thiol peroxidase, with amino-acid sequence MIAEGNPAPDFTLPDQAGEPIQLSSLKGGPVVLYFYPKDDTSGCTKQACGFRDGFPDFEAAGATILGISPDSSASHAKFVGKYELPFTLLADVDKTVCEAYGVWKEKSMYGRKYMGVERTTYVLDRDGKVARVFPKVKVPGHAEAVLEAVRQLK; translated from the coding sequence ATGATCGCTGAGGGGAACCCCGCCCCCGATTTCACGCTGCCGGACCAGGCTGGAGAGCCGATCCAGCTCTCCTCCCTCAAGGGTGGGCCCGTCGTGCTCTACTTTTATCCCAAGGACGACACCTCGGGCTGCACCAAGCAGGCCTGCGGCTTCCGCGACGGCTTCCCGGACTTTGAGGCGGCCGGCGCGACGATCCTCGGCATCAGCCCGGATTCGTCGGCCTCGCACGCCAAGTTCGTCGGCAAGTACGAGCTCCCCTTCACGCTGCTGGCCGACGTCGACAAGACGGTCTGCGAGGCCTACGGCGTCTGGAAGGAGAAGAGCATGTACGGGCGCAAGTACATGGGGGTCGAGCGGACGACGTACGTGCTCGACCGAGACGGGAAGGTAGCCCGCGTGTTCCCGAAGGTCAAGGTTCCCGGTCATGCGGAAGCCGTGCTGGAGGCCGTCCGGCAATTGAAATAG
- a CDS encoding SGNH/GDSL hydrolase family protein: protein MAHVVLLGDSIFDNARYVPDGPSVLDHLRRTLPDGWEASLRAVDGSIASDVARQLETLPKDASHLVVSAGGNDALSHAGLLRRVPVASVSEALDRLAEAADAFQQAYRDMLEGVLARGLPTAVCTVYDAIPGLERGDRTGLRLFNEIILREAFRAGLTVIDLRLICTEASDFSILSPIEPSGRGGAKVAGAVARALAEPIGSGAARRVVV, encoded by the coding sequence ATGGCCCACGTCGTCCTGCTCGGCGATTCGATCTTCGACAACGCCCGGTACGTCCCCGACGGCCCCTCGGTCCTCGACCACCTGCGTCGGACGCTACCCGACGGCTGGGAGGCGTCGCTGCGGGCCGTCGACGGCTCGATCGCCTCCGACGTCGCCCGGCAGCTCGAAACCCTGCCGAAAGACGCCTCCCACCTCGTCGTGAGCGCCGGGGGCAATGACGCGCTCAGCCATGCCGGCCTGCTCCGTCGCGTGCCCGTGGCCTCCGTCTCGGAGGCCCTGGATCGGCTGGCCGAGGCGGCCGACGCGTTCCAGCAAGCGTATCGGGACATGCTGGAAGGCGTGCTCGCACGCGGCCTGCCGACCGCCGTCTGCACCGTGTACGACGCGATCCCGGGGCTCGAGCGCGGCGACCGGACGGGCCTGCGGCTGTTCAACGAGATCATCCTGCGCGAGGCGTTCCGAGCCGGCCTGACGGTGATCGACCTCCGTCTGATCTGCACCGAGGCGTCGGATTTCTCGATCCTGTCGCCCATCGAGCCTTCCGGCCGTGGGGGCGCCAAGGTTGCCGGGGCGGTGGCCCGAGCCCTGGCCGAACCGATCGGGTCCGGGGCGGCCCGCCGAGTCGTGGTCTGA
- a CDS encoding archease — protein sequence MGVGSVEVFDHTADLGLRITAPDLDDLFRSAAEGLFDVVTADRSTIQAREEEAVELTSDSSERLLVDWLNELIFRVETRHSLYARFDVHVAPDGRSLTAVITGEPIDPDRHELDHEVKAATYHGLVLERKDAGWFAEVIVDI from the coding sequence ATGGGCGTGGGAAGCGTGGAAGTCTTCGACCATACGGCCGACCTCGGCCTTCGCATCACCGCCCCCGATCTCGACGACCTCTTCCGCTCGGCCGCCGAGGGGCTGTTCGACGTGGTGACCGCCGACCGATCGACCATCCAGGCGCGCGAGGAGGAGGCGGTGGAGCTGACCTCCGACTCCTCCGAACGGCTCCTCGTCGACTGGCTCAACGAGCTGATCTTCCGCGTCGAGACCCGCCACTCCCTCTACGCCCGCTTCGACGTCCACGTCGCCCCCGACGGCCGCTCCCTGACCGCCGTCATCACCGGGGAACCGATCGATCCCGACCGCCACGAACTCGACCACGAGGTCAAGGCCGCCACCTACCACGGCCTGGTCCTGGAGCGGAAAGACGCCGGTTGGTTCGCCGAGGTGATCGTCGACATCTGA